Sequence from the Drosophila subpulchrella strain 33 F10 #4 breed RU33 chromosome 3R, RU_Dsub_v1.1 Primary Assembly, whole genome shotgun sequence genome:
CCTTTGGCAAGATTGGGCTCTGTATGAAACAGGAAAATCTCCATTATATTTTGGTTCTCTGCCAGACTCTTCCACTCACCTATGGCATTGTTCAGCAACTCCTTGGCCAGATCGTATTGCATCTGGGGACATCCCTCATCGGCAATGTGATGCTTTAGTTTGTTCAGGGAGGCACGATCTGTAAGGGAGTACAGCTCCATTTTTGAAACGTATTTCATGACAAGCCTTAAGATTCACCTTCCAGATTCCAACGCCTGCGCTTCGTGACGCCTGTCGGTTCATTTTGTGTCCAGGTGGCCATTTATCTGGAGAATTTTCGGTTTGTTTACGAAAATCTATGAAATAATTCTCAGCCCGACTTGATAGAGATGGCATCGTGTGCCCACTTCTAATAGGGATGGGCGATGGCAGACACgaaagtaaaaaacaaaaaaatgataagaaacaattttatttaagaaaaattaggattaaaagttataaataaagaaaatttaattttcttaatttttaacaactaaatacattTGAATCTATTAACTATTTTGGACCATAATGTTGTGACTGTTAATCgataattttgaaaatgcttaccCGCTGTGACTTCGATATTGCGCCACTGAATATAGCCTATCGATACGCACACATGCCGGCTAGATGGTTTTGTGAAAaataattgtttatttatttttaataagtgATTTCTAATCAACTGCCTTCTCAAAATAATGGATAGAAACCTACAGAAGCAACTATACGGCGTGTCGCGCGAATCTTCTCCGAGCTTACGGAGATATAGCATGCCAGCGGCATCGGCGGACAGCACGCGAAAATCCTTTTTTGGCGGCAACGCCGGTTGTGCCCAGCTGCCGGGAAACTTTAAAAAGACTGCCCTGACCAACAGGTAGGTGCTCCTAACCCACTTTGGACTTCTTCTGATCAAATATTCAATTTCCAGCCGGCTTGTATCGTCAGTGCGCTCTACTCAGTCCATTCCCGGCATCCGATCTGATTATAATGTGGTCGAGAGCTTCGGTTGTCCACTGCCCGTGGTGGTCAATGAGGCACTTACCTTTGCGGGACCGGGAGCGGGCACAGTTACTGCCAAAGTGACCCAGAATGGTTGGGCATGGGTAAGAAATCAGAGATCCACATTCATCAGGTTCACCAATTGTAGTCTTCCAGGTTGTTCAAGGCAGACGCCTACTGATTTGGCAATACAAAGACACAACTAAGTCCGGCTCACCACCACGTGTGGGCAAACCTGCCAGGCGTGGCGGTGGTCTAGCCCAGTGCCGGGAGCTGACTCTGCCCTACAGCGACCTGGGTCACAAGAGTGATCTGATTAGCGTTTTCCAGACCGAGGGCCAGCAAATGGCCTCTTGTATTGCGGTGTCCGCCACCGGAGAAGTTCGCTACTGGTCGTCCATCGCACATGATGGAAACTCTGTCGATCTCTCGATCTTAACCGGTCAGGAGTTCGTGCAGCTGCTCAGTCTACCAACGCAGCAGGGCTACCTAGCCGTAACTACCACCTGCAATCTTGTGTTCCTACGTGTGGGTCTTACCAATGGCCGTTACACACTGCACCATAAGACTATCAAGCCAGCTACGAGCTTTCTCGGTGGCTTTGGCAAGAAATTTGCTTCCATTTTGATTGGTATGAACACGGGTGGGGACAAGGATCAGGTCAGTATCTTAATTTAACCATTTCAAACACTTTTTAATAAGTTATTTTTTCTAGGTTTTAGTTGGCATGTGCTGCGAAAGCAATTCCGAAAGTGGAGAAACAGTTGTGGCCGTGCTCTCGGATCGTGCAATACAGCGCTGGAGTCTGTCCAACAAGGGCAATACCGAGAATCTTATTTACGAGGATGGGGAAGTTGTACGCAGGATACGTGAAGAGTTCAAAACAAAGTTCTGGAACGTCCGGCTCCCAGCGGATAATGTAGAGATAGATCTGTATTTGCTAGACTTCCACATGGTGAAGAACAAGGCCTATATACTTGCTGGGGCTGTAAATGCTGCTCATGCTCCACAAATGTGCTACGCTCTGGGTAAGAATGGGCTTTTGACAAATATTAGTTCAGTAGAAGTATAATAACTATATTTTCAGTAACGGGAAGTGCTCAACCGGAAAGTATGTTCCTGGAGTCGTTCACACCGCTCAAGATCAATAAATTCTTCAGTGCCAAGACTGAGGAGGATTGCCTCAGCCTGCGTTTCGTGGTAGGCAGCAGTCACATCTATCTGTACACGCCCAAAGTAGTCTATCCCCTGCACTTGTCTAACTCCGTGCCCACAGCAGAACTGGAGGCAGAAAATATCGAATTCCTCCTGCATGATGATCGGATATTGAGTGCGGCTATCTGTAGTCAGCTGCCATTGTTCTTTAGTCGCACACATGGTCTGGTTTCTATTACGCCCGGCGATTTTGATGGTTCCGAGATGATGAACATGAGCTCTTGTAACACGCCTGACTTGTACGCCCCTACTTCGATCAATGCTAGCTTCGGAGTTCCTGACCAGTCCGCTATAACTGGCAGTACTAACAATCTCCACCTGTTCGAACTCGACCCGGATGAAATGTACAATGAACTTTGCGATGAAGTGGGACAACTGAAGGCTGCCTTCCTCTACCATCTgaaaaagaacaacaacaTGGTCAAGACCATTGTTGGAGAGCTGCTGCGCAGCGTGACTGGAGCCGATCCGAATGGTGCACCCATGGATGCCTACAAGTTGGATAGAATTGTTATTACCATCGCCGAGGACTTGGCCGAAGACATTCCAATATCCGATCCTCGCTGGGAGGAGGCCCTTGGGGATCAGGAAAGCAATCGGCATGCCATTGGCAGCTCGCGTTCCATGCAGATTATCAATCAGTTGAGGGACAAGATCATTGCTTTTCAGCATTTCATCGCGTTTCTACACTCCAGTGGAGTTTGGGAAAAGGTATAAGTCAAGAAATCCCATATTTAATCAGATTcgtagaaaaaaattttttttttgttacaGTTAAATGCCATACCTTGCGGAAGTCATTTGCTGAAGCCCACCAGCTTTATTCTTTCCGATATCAGCGAGAAGATAGTGGCTGCTATGGCCCTTCGATCTTTGCAAACCAAAATGCCCAAACTAATTGAAGAGGCTATTGAAGCCACCGTAGCTCTATGGGATGAGAAGCCTCATGGTAGTCTAACATACCAGGATATATTTTATGTGAAACTGTCAAAGATACAGAACGTGTTTGAGGCCCTAGCGGACATTGCCGACGATCGCATTGCTGCCCAGAGCCAGACCACCGTTTCAGTGGCTCACTTTATCAACGACATAAACTCCGTTGTTCTGGACATTTTGGGACAGGTGTTTAGGCATCGGGAACAAAATGCCAGTAGCTTCAGGCTGAGCAACGACAAATTATCGTCCTACGAAAATCTTCCTTGGACTGCGATGGCTGGAAGTGCTGGTGTCCGTGACACTTTGACCCGCCTCATCGACATTAGCGTTCGCTATGGCGGTCACTGCGTTAGCGAAACAGAGCTGAAGCAGCAGCTTTACCAGCAGATTTTCGAACTGGTGGATCTGGTGCTGGACGGACGAAGGACGTATTTGGAGAGCGTGCGTGACTCAGAGAAGTTCAATGTGCTGCAGCAGCAATTTGAGGCTCAGCGCAGGGAACTCATATCAGTACTGAGTAAGTAATTAATATACTATAAGTATAAGCTTATAACATTTAAATGCTTTTATGTAATTTCCAGTCAAAGATCGCCAGTATGAGTACGCCGCCAAGCTGGCTGAGAAGTACTTGGACTTCCAGAGTCTGGTGCTCATCTGCGATGAGACGCAGGACAAAGATCGCCTGGACGATTACACCCGCAAATATGAGGAATTTGATTTCTCGCAGTTTGCCATCAACTGGCATCTGCGGCAGAATCGACACGGCGAGGTCTTCGAACGCTTCAAGGGCAACCAGACGGCGCTGGCGCAGTTCATGCGCGACCACCCGTCACTGGGCTGGATCCAGCTAATATTCAACGGTGACTTCGAGCGGGCAGCCAAGGTGCTGTATGAATTGGCCCAATGCGAAACGGAGTTTGTGGCCCGCAAGAAGTCTATGCTGTCGCTGGCCAAGCTGGCGGCCTTCGCGGCTGCCGATTCCGATTTAACTGCTCAGGTGGAGAAGATAAATTCAGATCTAACGCTGATCGAATATCAGTCACAATTGAGCCATGACGTATTGCAAAGTTTTGGTTTCGATACAACGGAACAGAAGGTGCTCAAAGCAGAGGAGATAATCAACGTAAGATTGCCCAAAATCTGCAATAGTTATCTGTATTAATCAGTTAATCATTTCCTTACAGCTTAATATTGCCGAGGAGAACGACACGGCCTCGGAAACGGAGTTCCGTAAAGCTCTGGAGCTTCTGAGCTACACGGAGCAGCCCTACGACATGCGGCACAAGATCTGGTGTGCTGCCATAAAACGCGATAACTGGACGGACTACGACCCCAACAATGGAGTGGATTACATGCAGAAGTTGCTCTTCTTCAAGATCATTGAAATTTCGCAGATGATGGGCCACGAATCTGAGAACTTTTTGCCACCCATGGAGGACTTTCTGGAGAGCGTGGAGCTGGGCGATTTGCCACAGCAGAAACCCTTCCAGTATCTGCTAAAGCTGACCTACGAGTATGTGGCCGACATGTTCAGGCAGCCAGACGATATGGAAGTCTAATCATGCACCTCAAATGTCATTTATTAAAGTTTACGTTAAGAATTCAAGATGACGGCTGGTGTTCTTGGACGGTGGACAGTTGGCTGCCTTGTTGTGGTGTCGCTCAAACGCTGgcattataatatattataaactAAGTTGCTTTGTCACTGCGAGCCGCTGCCGGCGAAAGTATCTGAAGTGTGGCGAGCGGAGAGCCAGAAGCCCGCCAAGTGTTCGGGGCAACTCTAGAGTCGCCCTGGCCCACAGCTCTGCTGGCTGCCTTTGCCGGCGGTGCGCATCAGTTTAGCTCTGATCATGGCGGACGAAACAACGCCGCTTACCGAGGCCACT
This genomic interval carries:
- the LOC119551352 gene encoding nuclear pore complex protein Nup133; protein product: MDRNLQKQLYGVSRESSPSLRRYSMPAASADSTRKSFFGGNAGCAQLPGNFKKTALTNSRLVSSVRSTQSIPGIRSDYNVVESFGCPLPVVVNEALTFAGPGAGTVTAKVTQNGWAWVVQGRRLLIWQYKDTTKSGSPPRVGKPARRGGGLAQCRELTLPYSDLGHKSDLISVFQTEGQQMASCIAVSATGEVRYWSSIAHDGNSVDLSILTGQEFVQLLSLPTQQGYLAVTTTCNLVFLRVGLTNGRYTLHHKTIKPATSFLGGFGKKFASILIGMNTGGDKDQVLVGMCCESNSESGETVVAVLSDRAIQRWSLSNKGNTENLIYEDGEVVRRIREEFKTKFWNVRLPADNVEIDLYLLDFHMVKNKAYILAGAVNAAHAPQMCYALVTGSAQPESMFLESFTPLKINKFFSAKTEEDCLSLRFVVGSSHIYLYTPKVVYPLHLSNSVPTAELEAENIEFLLHDDRILSAAICSQLPLFFSRTHGLVSITPGDFDGSEMMNMSSCNTPDLYAPTSINASFGVPDQSAITGSTNNLHLFELDPDEMYNELCDEVGQLKAAFLYHLKKNNNMVKTIVGELLRSVTGADPNGAPMDAYKLDRIVITIAEDLAEDIPISDPRWEEALGDQESNRHAIGSSRSMQIINQLRDKIIAFQHFIAFLHSSGVWEKLNAIPCGSHLLKPTSFILSDISEKIVAAMALRSLQTKMPKLIEEAIEATVALWDEKPHGSLTYQDIFYVKLSKIQNVFEALADIADDRIAAQSQTTVSVAHFINDINSVVLDILGQVFRHREQNASSFRLSNDKLSSYENLPWTAMAGSAGVRDTLTRLIDISVRYGGHCVSETELKQQLYQQIFELVDLVLDGRRTYLESVRDSEKFNVLQQQFEAQRRELISVLIKDRQYEYAAKLAEKYLDFQSLVLICDETQDKDRLDDYTRKYEEFDFSQFAINWHLRQNRHGEVFERFKGNQTALAQFMRDHPSLGWIQLIFNGDFERAAKVLYELAQCETEFVARKKSMLSLAKLAAFAAADSDLTAQVEKINSDLTLIEYQSQLSHDVLQSFGFDTTEQKVLKAEEIINLNIAEENDTASETEFRKALELLSYTEQPYDMRHKIWCAAIKRDNWTDYDPNNGVDYMQKLLFFKIIEISQMMGHESENFLPPMEDFLESVELGDLPQQKPFQYLLKLTYEYVADMFRQPDDMEV